CAGAGTCGACGCAACTACAGGCAGAATCACCCCTGTTGACGGCGCATGAGGCGCAACGGTCTTGTGAACCCAGATGCAGATCGAAGCGAGACGACTATTGGCCTGACTTTGCAGGTGCCCGTTGTGGGGCTGGACGAGGCAGTGAGTGAGGAAGGCATTGAGTAGCAGGTAAAAGCCCAAGGATGCAACCGCAAGTGATTTGAGGCGCAGGCGAACCATGGACCGTTGATGTAGTCTGTGCATTGAAGTTATGCAATCCTGCTTCCTGGGCTGACCTTAGCATACTCCTCAACTATTTGTAGGCTATCGAAGCCGGATTACTGCTGTCAAGCGAAAAAGAATGAACTGCCCCGCAGCAAGCTACGGGGTATCGTCTTCTGTTCCGGCCCGTCATTCCGCCTGCCTGTGCGTCTCCGCACCTGTCTGCGTCGCACACGCGACAGGCAGGCGCAGACAGGTGCTTGACACGGAATCCAGTCGGACCCTTGTATCTTGACTGTAGCGCTCTGGATACCGGCTTCCGCCGGTATGACGCACTCGCGGCAAGCCGCGGGGAATTAACCCCCAGTGGATTCAACAAATATCTCGGAGGATTAGGCAGAGTCTGCGGCGTCGCGCTCAAACCAGCGGTAGAGGCTCGGCAGCACGAAGAGTGTCAGCAGTGTGGATGTCACCAGGCCGCCGATGACGACGGTAGCCAGCGGGCGCTGGACCTCGGCGCCCACGCCATGGGACAGCGCCATCGGGATGAATCCGAGACCGGCGACCAACGCCGTCATCAAGACCGGCCGTAGACGGATCTCGGCGGCCTTCAACGCGGCATCACGCGCCGACAACCCTTCCTCGCGAAGGTGCAGGATATAGCTCATCAGGACCACGCCATTCAGGACAGCCACCCCGAACAGCGCAATGAAGCCTACGCCTGCCGAAATACTGAACGGTAATCCGCGCGTGGCCAGGGCAAGAACCCCACCGGTCACCGCCAGCGGGACGTTCAGGAAGATCAGCAGCGCAGGTCGGACTGCATTAAAGGTGGTGTACAGCAGGACAAAGATCAGGCACAGCGAGAGAGGAACCACGATGGCCAGGCGACTGGTTGCCCGCGCCAGGTTTTCAAACTGCCCGCCCCATTTGAGATGATAGCCCGAAGGCAGTGTGAGTTCTTTGGCAATTCGGTCCTGCGCCTCGCGCACAAATGAGCTTAGGTCACGACCTCTCACATTCGCTTCCACAACGATCCGCCGGCTGATATCTTCACGACTCACCTGGGCCGGGCCCTCTTCGATACTGACAGAGGCCAGTTGGGCTAAGGGGATAAGGGCGCCGTTTGGCGCCGCCACCGGCAAGTCCTGGAAGGAAGGCAGATCAGTACGGCTGCTGCCGGCCGCTCGGACAACCAGGGGGAATCGCCGCTGCCCTTCAAAGACCGTTCCTACTACTCTCCCGGCGCCGGCAGCCTCCACAGCAGCCAGGACATCCGCGGCGTTGATACCATACCTGGCGATCCGCCGCCGGTCCACCTGAATCCGCAGGGCCGGGAGGCCGGTCACCTGCTCGACCCGGACATCCTGGCCACCAGGGATCTGTCGCAGGATGTGGGCTGCCTGGTCGCCCTTTCCTTTTAAGACGTTGAGATCGTCCCCGAAAATCTTCAGCCCGACATCGGACCGGACGCCGGCGATCATTTCGTTGAAACGCATCTCGATCGGCTGGGTAAAGCTCATGCCTACGCCAGGAACCTCTGACGAGAGGGCCGCAGCGAGCTGATCGATCAACTTCTCTTTTGTCATGCCAGGCTTCCACTCGCTATGCGGTCGGAGAGCCACGAAGACATCGGATGCCTCCATCCCCATCACGTCGGTCGCCACTTCGGGAGACCCGATTCTCGACACCACCTGCCGCACCTCCGGAAAACGCAGGAGGGTACGCTCAATCTCATGAGAGTCCTTGATTGATTGATCTAACGCGGTGCTCGGGAGACGCCAGGTCTGCAACACAATATCACCCTCGTCGAGTTGCGGAATAAACTCTCCGCCGAGAAACGGCACAAACGCGAGGCTGATGACAAAGGCCGATGCCGCCACAAGGGCCGTCATTTTCGGGTGGTGAACACACCACGCGAGTCGCGGCAGGTACAGAATCTTCACGCGGCGGAGGAGCCATGAATCGCCCTCGCTGATCGACCCCTGCAGAAAGAGAGACGCCAGAACCGGCATCAGCGTAAACGATAGGATCAGCGATCCAATGAGGGCGAAGATGACCGTGAACGCCATCGGCTTGAACATCTTCCCCTCGACGCCCTGTAACGTGAGGATCGGCAGGTAGACGATGACGATAATGCTGACGGCGAAGAAGATGGGCCGCAGGACCTCGCGCCCGGCTCGGAGGATAATGAGGGGACGTTCCTCTCGTCGTACGCTGCGCTCTTCCGCCAGATGCCGAATGATATTTTCAATCATCACCACCGCGCCGTCCACGATCAGCCCGAAATCGATCGCGCCTAGGCTCATCAGATTGCCGGAGATTCCCGTCTGCACCATTCCCGTGAAGGCGACCAGCATGGAGAGGGGGATCGCTGCGGCGACGATCAGGCCGCCTCGGAGGTTGCCGAGGAGCAAGAGCAGAACGGCAACGACCAGCAGCGCTCCCTCGATCAGATTGTTGGTGACGGTTCGGATGACCTTGTTGACGAGATCTGATCGGTCATAGTACGGCTCAATGGAGACCCCGGATGGCAGAGTCGATTTCATCCGCTCCACCTCGTCTTTAATCCGCTCAGCCACGACGCGACCGTTGCCGCCGCGAAGCATCAGCGTCATGGCGACCACCGTCTCTCCTTCAGCATTTCGGGTCGCCGCCCCGATCCGGGGCATCGAGTCGATTCTCACCTGACCCAGTTGAGCCACCGTAATCGGCGTGCCGCCCGGTCCGGTGCCTATCATGATCCGGGACAGGTCGTCCTGGTTTTCGACCAGCCCCTCGCCTCGAATCACATACGCCTCGCCGTTGTGCTCAATATAGCCGCCGCCGGCGATGGCGTTATTCTTTTCAAGTTCCTCAAACACCCGCCCGATAGGAATTCGGTACGAGACGAGTTTTCTCTGGTCTACGATGACGTGGTACTGCTTCGTGTACCCGCCCCATTGCGATACTTCCACGACCCCTGGGACCGTACGCAGCCTGTACGCGATCTGCCAATCGAGGATCTCGCGCAATTGCATTGGCGTAAAACTATCGCCCTTCACCACGAACTGGTAGACCTCGCCCAGCCCTGTGGAGATCGGCGCGAGGTCGGGCGTCCCGAACCCTGCGGGAATCTGCTCTTTGGCTGTAGCCATCCGTTCGGCCACCAGTTGTCGAGCAAAGTAGGCGTTGACGTGATCCTTGAACACGATGGTGACAGCCGATAGACCGAATCGGCTCACCGAGCGAAGCTCTTGCAGGTCCGGTAGACCGCTCATGGCCGCTTCGATCGGGAAGGTGACATATCGCTCTACTTCCACTGGGCCCATGGGCGCTGTTTTGGTAAGAACCTGTACCTGGACCGTCGTGATGTCCGGGACAGCATCAATCGGCAGGTCGCGCAAGGCCATAATTCCTCCGAGGACGAGCAGAGCGGTCAGGATCAAGACAAGAAATCGATTCTCCAAAGAAAGCTCAAAAATGCGCTGGAGCATGGAAGATTCCTCCGGAGGTTATTGCCCCTGCCCCTGGGTGATTTGTTCCTTGAGGAACTCAGACTTGAGCGTAAAACTGCCGGTGGTCACAAGTTCTTCGTCGCCTCTGAGACCTTCGGCGACCTCAACGAGGTCTCCTGATGCGGGTCCAAGCTTTACCTTCCGCCGCGCAAACGTCACCGGATCGAGTTTGACGAACACAGATGGC
The sequence above is drawn from the Candidatus Methylomirabilota bacterium genome and encodes:
- a CDS encoding efflux RND transporter permease subunit, with product MLQRIFELSLENRFLVLILTALLVLGGIMALRDLPIDAVPDITTVQVQVLTKTAPMGPVEVERYVTFPIEAAMSGLPDLQELRSVSRFGLSAVTIVFKDHVNAYFARQLVAERMATAKEQIPAGFGTPDLAPISTGLGEVYQFVVKGDSFTPMQLREILDWQIAYRLRTVPGVVEVSQWGGYTKQYHVIVDQRKLVSYRIPIGRVFEELEKNNAIAGGGYIEHNGEAYVIRGEGLVENQDDLSRIMIGTGPGGTPITVAQLGQVRIDSMPRIGAATRNAEGETVVAMTLMLRGGNGRVVAERIKDEVERMKSTLPSGVSIEPYYDRSDLVNKVIRTVTNNLIEGALLVVAVLLLLLGNLRGGLIVAAAIPLSMLVAFTGMVQTGISGNLMSLGAIDFGLIVDGAVVMIENIIRHLAEERSVRREERPLIILRAGREVLRPIFFAVSIIVIVYLPILTLQGVEGKMFKPMAFTVIFALIGSLILSFTLMPVLASLFLQGSISEGDSWLLRRVKILYLPRLAWCVHHPKMTALVAASAFVISLAFVPFLGGEFIPQLDEGDIVLQTWRLPSTALDQSIKDSHEIERTLLRFPEVRQVVSRIGSPEVATDVMGMEASDVFVALRPHSEWKPGMTKEKLIDQLAAALSSEVPGVGMSFTQPIEMRFNEMIAGVRSDVGLKIFGDDLNVLKGKGDQAAHILRQIPGGQDVRVEQVTGLPALRIQVDRRRIARYGINAADVLAAVEAAGAGRVVGTVFEGQRRFPLVVRAAGSSRTDLPSFQDLPVAAPNGALIPLAQLASVSIEEGPAQVSREDISRRIVVEANVRGRDLSSFVREAQDRIAKELTLPSGYHLKWGGQFENLARATSRLAIVVPLSLCLIFVLLYTTFNAVRPALLIFLNVPLAVTGGVLALATRGLPFSISAGVGFIALFGVAVLNGVVLMSYILHLREEGLSARDAALKAAEIRLRPVLMTALVAGLGFIPMALSHGVGAEVQRPLATVVIGGLVTSTLLTLFVLPSLYRWFERDAADSA